AACGAACCTGCATATGAGGTTTGGAATTTTTTCTTCCTTGAGTGACTTAATTCCTTCAGACTCTGAGTGACTTAATTTCTTCGGGCTCTTTGCGAAGTTCAACTTCTCTGAATATTTGCCCAACTTCCCACCTTGTCTGTCTCATTAACACCACATCATGTGGGACGGGAAGGCTTTACGGGGAACTCTTGCAAGTGACTTTAACCACCACTTCCTTCATTCTTCCTCTGCATCTCGCTCAAGCTGAACTCTGGAATGAAGGatttcatctccctccctccctccctccctccctccctccctccctccctccctccctccttccctccctccttcttcttcttcttcttcttcttcttcttcttcttcttcttcttcttcttcttcttcttctttctctctctctctctctctctctctctctctctctctctctctctctctctctctctctctctctctctctctgtttccttctctgtcttcctgtctacATGACAATCTCCTTGGCCCCCCTTCCTTGGGACCAATGAACCTGCCAAGGTAAACCTGCTCTTTTTTACTCTTAATTCGGTTTGAATTGGCTTATTTCATCTCTGGGGGAAACCTATTATTTTGACACTGTAaacaagccccaattaaacgttttcttttgtaagagttgccatggtcatggtgtctcttcgcagcaataTAACACTgactaatacacacacatgtcatatatgtacacatatatatatgtgtgtgtatgtatatgctcaaatacatttaaatacagTCCGCTgatctgtttttattgtttgtgtgtatatggtttcaaGACTAacctattgattgattgattgattgattgattgatttggcttttcaagacagggtttttctgtgtaaaaaagccctggctgttctagaactcactttgtagactaggttgaCCCAGAGATATACAGGTTGTCTCTGTATTATAATAATGCTGATTTCTGAACTGGTagagatccaattacagatgggaCCTTGGAATTATTAAGCATCACCTGTCTCAATAAGCATCACCTGTCTCAGTATTTTGTAAACACTCCCTCTCTCACCTTCTGATTGTGTTATTAAAAAGCTGACagctaggagctggagagatggatcagtgtttaagagtactgactaccaGAAGTCcggagtttaattcccagcaaccacatggtggctcacaaccacctgtaatggaatctgatgccttcttctggtatgtctgaagacagctacagtgtgctcatatgcataaataattctttaaaaaaaaaaagcgccgggcgtggtggcgcacgcctgtaatcccagcacttgggaggcagaggcaggcagatttctgagttcaaggccagcctggtctacagagtgagttccaggacagccagggttacacagagaaaccctgtctcgaaaaaaacaaatccaaaaaaacaaaaaaacaaaaacaaaacaaaacaaaacaaaaagctggaggctggaggctggtgaggtgtctcagtggttaagaacactgactactgttctggaggtcatgagttcaaattccagccaccacatggtggctcacaaccatccgtaataagaaacaaattttaaaaaagcctaTGGGCTGGAGGGAGCAGGGCCAGagcaaaggagagaaggaaagagggagaaaataaAAGCTAATGACCTCTAGCAAAGATAGGAAGTAGAAGGAGGACCTTCTGCAAACTCTGGGAGAGAGTCAGATATGGGAGGATTCACcagggagatacagagaaagaagcaGGTTGAGACTAAGAAGGAGGGTCAACTAACAAGCTCTGTGGCAGAACTTAGATTAGAATAAAATAGACATTAAGTTACGAGCAACTTGGGAACAAGCCTATCTATAAGGCCTAGGCattcataataaatataaatctccATGTCATTATTTGGGAGCTGATGGTTGCAAAGAAAATCCACaacaatttttaattatgtttatacaGGTGTGTATAAGTGGACGTGTGCACCTGTGAGTGTATGGCGTCCAAGATGTGGCGTTGGGTCCTCTAGATCTGCctaatgtgagtgctgggagctggagccatggtttccCTGCAAGGgcaatatgtatgtattctgagcaaTTTCATTTCTCCGCCCCTAAAGGATTCTTTATTCTCAAAGTGTTTAATACATCAATGCAAAGAGCCTGGCTTGTGTGGTGCAAAAGTTTGCAGAAAGGCACCTCTTTCCATTTGGTGGTTCTCTTTCATCACAAGTGCCTAAAGCCTACCAGGCACTGTGTTAAATACTGCTGAGTACTGCTAAGTACTGCTAAGCACTGCTAAGTACTGCCAAGCACTGCTAAGTACTGCTAAGCACTGCTAAGTACTGCTAAGCACAGCTAAGTACTGCTAATCACTGCTAAGCACTGCTGCCTTAGGCTAAGGAAATAAGATCTAGAGCCTGCCCTTGGAGACATGATGAAGCTTTGTTTCTTAGGATTGGGGTTACAGGAAGAGGCAAACTTAGTCTAAACACCTAGGGAAAAGACAAGCAACTGAGGACTGGAGGTGTAGCTCAGAATACCTGCTTAGCATGAACAAGTACTCTCTCTCAAACTgaaaggagaagatggaggagggaagaagagaacttGAAACCATTGAAGAGTGTAGGCAGGACGCAGGACTCTAGCATCTGATAGTAAGGATGGTCCAAGGACTGCAGAATGTGGTCAGCGTGATGGATAAGAAAGAGGATCCCCTCCATAGCCTGGTGTCCAGACCCGGAGCACAGTGGAGAGCTCAGGTCTGGCTTTCTCAAGTAATTGGTttcatcttaaaaatgaaaaagttagcctgggggtggtggcgcacgcctgtaatccctgcactctgggaggcagaggcaggcagatttctgagttcgaggccagcctggtctacagagtgagttccaggacagccagggctatacagagaaaccctgtctcgaaaaaaaaaacaaatccaaaaatcaaaaaaacaaaaaaaaaaaagaaagaaagaaagaaagaaagaaagaaagaaagaaagaaagaaagaaagaaagaaagaaaaagaaaaagttgagCTGGCAAGATAGCTTAGCAGGTAAAGTATTCACCTTGAAAGCCTGATGACCTCATAAAGAAACCTACATAAGAGGAAGACAGAACCGAgttaaaagttgtcctctgacccccacacacacacacacacacacacacacacaagtaattcTGGAAATGGAAACTTCTCGTTTCTTTGGGAAGTCAGTTGTatcagatggtgttttgctggagcaaacatGTGGAGGAgcattttcctgaagcagactcAGGTGAAAGGATGTGTTGCTAAAGGAAACACATGAAAGGACTCATGATGTTAAGAAGAACCCAACAGACAATAGAGGAcgctggatggtattggtacacctTACCATTGTTTATTGGTCATAGTTTTTCCTGCCTCCATAGAGAGACACACTAAAAACCGTCTGGTGGTGTGCTAgaggcttcttgccacttctgtagACTCCAGCCGATTggtagagtgatgtcagctgacaCATGGATTTTGCCAAGACAGACTCGCATGCTGAGGCCGCATACATGGTGAGGTAAGACCTGTGGAGGAcgtgtgatgtttggagggaggataACTATGACTCAACAGACTGTGAGAGGGGCTTGCTTGTACAGCTAGGTCTGCAAGGCTTCTTCGTCTTTGTTGATCTTTGtttcattgagagaggcacagcaaagaacttctcctggtgtccctggcGGTCCTGGTTCCTCCTGCTGAATCGTGCTGATTCATCTGAGGCCTGGCTGGCTCTGCTAGGTCAGGCTGCTGCTGCTTATACATGTTTGCTATCCCCGACACGACCGACTGGTAGTTTATGAAGTGTTTGCAAATGGATAAAGCTGCCACTGAGGATtcctatgaactgaactgcttaTTTTCTGACCACACaaatgggatttgctccaaagaacaatttctaaacaggtccactctcccccaccccccatgtatcctaataacttttcttttccattacccctggtgggtggtgggctagaagagaggttaaagcatttaagaacccatattaaaagtaggatttgaaaaatctaaaactataaattctttttatttttttaagataaatgATTACTCTATGCAAAAAGTATGCAAAAATAGTTATGAGAATTACAAACTTTAGAGCCTCCTAGGCTCATGTAATTCTTTCCTCAACCCCagtttttctcatttgtaaatcAAGAACAATTACAAAATTGTTGTGAGGATTTGATGTAGTGTAAATGGCTTGTATAGTGTAGAGAACATAATGCCCAACAGTGCctgccatttctcatgtcattaTAATCTGTAAATAAAACTATGTGTAGTAAGAGGGGCCCATGGGTTGGCTTCTTCAGTTCTCATTCCCCCTAGTGAGTTAACTTTCCACACTGACAAATCATAACACTaagaactacatttcccagactcCTTTGCTTTTAGGGTATGGCCAGTTAGATTCTACCAATTACAGGTGAGTGCGTGAGTAACACTaagaactacatttcccagactcCTTTGCTTTTAGAATGGCCAGTTAGATTCTACCAATTACAGGTGAGTATGTGTGCTCTTCCCCAAGCCTTGAGCAAGCTAAACAGACTTGAGTGCTTGCCACAAATGGTTTTACGACCTAGGTGGAGTTGTCTGGCCTCAAAGCATTTGCAATTACCTACAGTAGCTTTGGGGAGTAGACCACCTGCCCGCTGAGcatgctttgcaacataatccagctgaaacaaaggatggggtcTGTGGGCTTTCATTATATAAACGcagtgctgaatattaaactttgagccttgatcagaacccttgtcttggcttcatccttctcttgcaCTCGTCCTTTTCAATTCCAACCCCCCTTTCAGGTAGACCCAGTTTGGCCATGACCGCTGCACAGCTACAAGTGTGTGACATATAGAAGATGGGAGGAGGTAGAAGACTTCATGTTGCTATTTCTCCTGGCAAACAAAGTTGTCAAGATGTGAGCATCCAATACCTATAGCTACTTGGCCCACGAGACCTCCACAGTCAATGATTGCTAGGTCTGTCTTTGGACACCAATCAGTGGGGTCCCTACTTCCTTTTTCTCTAGCCTTTCCAGTAGCTTCATAACCACATGAGTCCTATACTTTGTGCTATGGTTACAGTAAGGAAGGCCATCAGAAACGCTCATCTAGGTTTAGAGTTAAAGGCACTAGCTGGTCTTAGTGAACTACAGCAAAGAAGTCTGCAGTACTTTCAAAATCAAATCAAGGCAACAGTTTTGAGTTTAACACAAGTCAAGTCCCCAGCCCTAGCTAGCACACCCACTAAGTCTGGAGTTACTCCAAAGAGCTGAATTTTTGTTTAAGCCAGCCCCTCATTTTAAGCCAACAGCTTCTTCCGACAGCACAGCCAAGGGTACAGTTTGCTCTGCAGATCTCTGTTGCGGAGCCCGTAGACCAGAGGGTTGAAACACTGAGCAAAAGCGAAGATACCAAAAAGTGCCAGATTTAGAGCAAAGAAAAACACCCCACACCTCTTCCCCAAACCTACGAATATCAGGGTAGGTATCACATGTAAGCTTATCTGCAGTAGATGAACGAGGACGGTTCTCCGGGCCTTGATGTTTGACCTGTTAAAATGGCCGGCCCGCTTCCCTTCTCGGTATATCAGACAGTAACTCACAAGAATGACGGATAAAAGAAAGGCAAGGAAAAACATACCAATGACTCTGGCAGGTGTACCATTCAAAATCACCGGGCAGAGTGGGGCAGACTGGAAAACAGAGATCGGAGTAGGGCTAGTACCCTCTATGAGGAATAAGCCAACATTCTTGAGTATAACTATGGTCCAAGTCCCAGCTAGAATCCTGTACTTAGCAGAATCCACAAAGGATGGGGAGTTCATTGGATGACAAATAGCGAGGTAAGTATTGAGAGCCATCAAGGTCAGAGTAAGGAGGATCCCTTCTCCCACACTTAGCTGTGCCCCAAATACCAGCCAGCACAGCAGGAGGGGGCTGTTGGCCAGCAAGGCCCGCATTCCTTGGAAGACAACCCCCAGGCCACAGTAGGAGGAGATACAAAGCAGGTGGTGGCAGAGGAGGACCAGCCGCACCTCTTTCCTCAGCTGCAGACTCTGGGACACTATTGCAATAATGATGACGGTGATAGATGTGGCGATTGAGAAGGCCACCACGTACACAGAGGCCTTCACGGTTGCCTCTAGCCTCAGCCAGTCAGATATGTTGCAGTGCTCAAAAGACGAGTTCATGGTCTTCAGGGCTGGCTTGACtcctagaagaaagaaaaacggAAATGGATGACTCTGTCTGACGCTTCTTGTGTAGCTTCCTAGCTCTGATCTGTGTTCAGGCGCATGAACTAGACAGCACTTTCTGCTAGGGGATGATGGCTTTAGATAGCATTGCTGGGGCTCAAGGAAGCTGTGGAAATCATGCAGGTCTTCCTTTAGTcagagaaggggtgtctgggtAAGTCATGAAAAAGAAGGCTGGAAGATGTATCAGTAGGAGTAATCAAATGGCTCGAGTTTGGATCAAGATCTAACATGGGGAGCTAATGCCTATGTGTCCTATTCCATTGTGAACATAAAGTCAAATGACACTGTGTCAGGCATGTGTGAAGATAGTACACAAAGATCTAAGGCAGGAGTTAAGGTCAGGGCCGAGGGAAGGTAAGCAGCTTATTAGATCAGGGCCTTCACTTACTTGTAGGTCCCCAAGACATGTGTAGGAGGCTAACCGTGGTAGACTGCAGTCACAGGTGACACAGGTGACACTGGGTACTTTCTAGGAAGCAAACTATCCTCGTGGTATTCCTCTCAGTTCCCTGGTGGGTGTTTTATGTCTCGTAAAGTGGTTTTATTATGCATCTTTTCCAGATGAGAAAACAAGGCTTAGGAAAGCTAAAGGCCTAAGAGTCCCTCTGAGGCCCACGTGCTTTAGGCTTAGTCCCCAGGATGGCCCTACTGGGAGATGGTGAAACCTGTGAGATAGAGGCCTGGGGCTGCGGGTGGAGCTTGGGTAACAGAGTGCTCACCTAGTGCGTACAAAGTCCtaggtttaatcccagcacggcATACGCACCCAGGCTCATCATGGACCCGGGGGATATCCCACTGAAGAGCTGCATTCTCTGTATTTGATCCTACTTACCACACTTCATTTTGCCTCAAATCCCAGTCAGCCCTCCAGGGTTCCTCCATCCTGCTCAGCAGGCCTCCCTGTCCCTGCCTGGGATATCCCGTGTTGGGCACTCATCTGCTCCATTCCGTGTGAGCCAGACAGTCATTCACAATCAGGGTTCTAGCCAAGTGTGTTCCTAGAGCCCACGCCCAGTCACTGTACACgccatataataaaattatttttttaaagatttatttattatatgtaagtatggttgggtgccaccatgtggttgctaggatttgaactcaggaccttccaaagagcagtcagtgctcttaaccactgagccatctctccagcccatagaaTGAAATTCTAAAGAACAGCTCTTCCACAACAGGACGCAGATGCAGCTGTCATGGCTGAGCTGCCCAGCTCCCCACCCCTAATTCAAAATCGCTTCTGGGAAACTACTGTTGGTGAGACCAAGTGGCGGCAGGTTTCTTCAC
The Apodemus sylvaticus chromosome 9, mApoSyl1.1, whole genome shotgun sequence DNA segment above includes these coding regions:
- the LOC127692946 gene encoding probable G-protein coupled receptor 148 — its product is MNSSFEHCNISDWLRLEATVKASVYVVAFSIATSITVIIIAIVSQSLQLRKEVRLVLLCHHLLCISSYCGLGVVFQGMRALLANSPLLLCWLVFGAQLSVGEGILLTLTLMALNTYLAICHPMNSPSFVDSAKYRILAGTWTIVILKNVGLFLIEGTSPTPISVFQSAPLCPVILNGTPARVIGMFFLAFLLSVILVSYCLIYREGKRAGHFNRSNIKARRTVLVHLLQISLHVIPTLIFVGLGKRCGVFFFALNLALFGIFAFAQCFNPLVYGLRNRDLQSKLYPWLCCRKKLLA